In Streptococcus dysgalactiae subsp. dysgalactiae, the following are encoded in one genomic region:
- a CDS encoding amino acid ABC transporter ATP-binding protein, whose amino-acid sequence MTEPIIAIKALHKYYGQNEVLKGIDLNIMPGEVVVIIGPSGSGKSTLLRTMNLLEVPTKGQITFEGIDITDKRNDIFTMREKMGMVFQQFNLFPNMTVLDNITLSPIKTKGISKAEADKTALALLDKVGLSEKAKAYPSSLSGGQQQRIAIARGLAMDPDVLLFDEPTSALDPEMVGEVLAVMQDLAKSGMTMVIVTHEMGFAKEVADRVIFMDGGVIVEEGSPNQLFDLTKEERTKDFLSKVL is encoded by the coding sequence ATGACGGAACCTATTATTGCAATAAAAGCGTTACACAAATATTATGGGCAAAACGAGGTGCTTAAAGGAATTGATTTAAACATTATGCCAGGAGAAGTCGTGGTGATTATTGGCCCTTCTGGTTCTGGAAAATCAACTTTACTTCGCACCATGAACCTTCTTGAGGTTCCTACGAAAGGTCAGATAACGTTTGAAGGCATTGACATTACAGATAAAAGAAATGACATTTTTACAATGCGTGAAAAAATGGGAATGGTATTTCAACAATTTAATCTTTTCCCTAATATGACCGTTTTAGACAATATTACCTTGTCACCTATTAAAACGAAAGGCATTTCTAAAGCAGAAGCTGACAAAACGGCTTTGGCACTGTTAGATAAAGTTGGATTGTCAGAAAAAGCCAAGGCTTACCCATCTAGTCTATCTGGGGGACAGCAGCAGCGAATTGCGATTGCGCGTGGCCTAGCCATGGATCCAGACGTCTTACTATTTGACGAGCCTACTTCAGCCTTGGATCCCGAAATGGTGGGTGAGGTTTTGGCTGTCATGCAGGATTTGGCTAAATCCGGGATGACGATGGTCATTGTCACCCATGAAATGGGCTTTGCTAAAGAAGTCGCAGACCGTGTGATTTTTATGGATGGTGGCGTTATTGTGGAAGAAGGAAGTCCAAACCAACTTTTTGATCTGACTAAAGAAGAACGTACAAAAGATTTTTTAAGTAAAGTTCTCTAA
- a CDS encoding cryptochrome/photolyase family protein, whose amino-acid sequence MVSVMWFRRDLRIEDQKALARAIASQSPTLCVFQFNQEQLSQPPSRNQSAVVASVLAFKEELKEKGIDLYVMNGDLITCFEQLAQQLDQWTDVYFNYDESGFGRRRDQQAAQWFRAKKINIHAYQDHYLHGSQEIKNQSGEYYKVFTPYYRVWQCLPKETPVVVDLSRGNWLSLKTPQATLELIETLKDTTFNDVMTVKEAKERLNHFVDNQLADYDTTRDFPSRCGTSFLSPYLRLGMVSIRTVYQAVSQAPASSGQAVFLKELAWRDFYHMVYVANPNQKKLAIQEAFRHLEWDENPAAFKAWKEGQTGYPIIDAAMKQLRATGWMHNRLRMVVASFLTKDLQIDWRLGEAYFQEQLIDYDAASNIGGWQWAASVGTDAVPYFRIFNPVTQGKRFDPDGDFIRSYLPSLVSVPQKYLYEPWKMPEALQESIACIIGKDYPHPLVDHAEQRKRAIARYEWAKEKAQMQEERLH is encoded by the coding sequence ATGGTTTCCGTAATGTGGTTTCGTAGAGACTTAAGAATAGAAGACCAAAAAGCTTTAGCTCGTGCTATTGCCAGTCAGTCTCCAACTTTATGTGTGTTTCAATTTAATCAAGAGCAACTCAGTCAGCCTCCAAGTCGAAATCAGTCAGCTGTTGTAGCAAGTGTTTTGGCATTTAAAGAGGAGTTGAAAGAAAAAGGGATTGATCTCTATGTGATGAATGGTGATTTAATCACTTGTTTTGAGCAGTTAGCCCAACAGTTAGACCAGTGGACGGATGTGTATTTCAATTATGATGAGTCAGGGTTTGGTCGCAGGCGAGACCAACAAGCAGCGCAATGGTTTAGAGCAAAAAAGATTAATATTCATGCTTACCAGGATCATTATTTGCATGGTAGTCAAGAAATAAAGAACCAGTCAGGGGAGTATTATAAGGTCTTTACACCATACTATCGCGTCTGGCAATGCCTTCCTAAAGAAACGCCAGTTGTTGTTGATTTATCTCGGGGAAATTGGTTAAGTCTGAAAACACCTCAAGCAACTTTGGAGCTGATTGAAACGTTAAAAGACACAACTTTTAATGATGTGATGACTGTTAAAGAAGCCAAGGAAAGGCTAAATCATTTTGTGGACAATCAACTAGCTGACTATGATACAACGAGAGATTTTCCATCCCGGTGTGGGACAAGCTTCTTATCGCCTTATTTAAGATTAGGAATGGTTAGTATACGGACAGTCTATCAAGCTGTTAGCCAAGCACCTGCTAGTTCCGGACAAGCAGTTTTCCTCAAAGAATTAGCTTGGCGTGATTTTTACCATATGGTCTATGTGGCCAACCCTAATCAGAAAAAGCTAGCTATACAAGAAGCTTTTCGTCATTTAGAATGGGACGAGAACCCAGCAGCTTTCAAGGCATGGAAAGAAGGACAAACAGGCTATCCTATTATTGATGCAGCTATGAAACAATTACGAGCGACGGGGTGGATGCATAATCGCTTACGCATGGTAGTAGCCTCCTTTTTAACCAAGGATTTGCAGATTGATTGGCGTTTGGGGGAAGCTTATTTTCAAGAACAGTTGATTGATTATGATGCTGCAAGTAATATTGGTGGTTGGCAGTGGGCTGCCTCCGTTGGAACGGATGCGGTTCCTTATTTTAGGATTTTTAATCCGGTCACTCAAGGCAAACGATTTGATCCAGATGGTGACTTCATAAGGTCTTACCTGCCTAGCTTGGTTAGCGTTCCTCAAAAGTACCTTTATGAGCCTTGGAAAATGCCAGAGGCTCTACAAGAAAGTATTGCTTGTATTATTGGGAAAGATTATCCTCATCCTCTAGTGGATCATGCAGAGCAACGCAAACGAGCGATTGCTAGGTATGAATGGGCGAAGGAAAAAGCGCAAATGCAAGAGGAGAGGCTTCATTAA
- a CDS encoding amino acid ABC transporter permease, which translates to MDLSFLPKYWAYFNYGVLVTIMISASVVFFGTIIGVLVTLIKRTQIKPLTWLVNTYVWIFRGTPMVVQIMIAFAWMHFNQMPTIGFGVLNLDFSRLLPGIIIISLNSGAYISEIVRAGIEAVPKGQLEAAYSLGIRPRNAMRYVILPQAFKNILPALGNEFITIIKDSALLQTIGVMELWNGAQSVATATYSPIAPLLVAAFYYLMVTTVLSQLLAVLERRMAQGGNH; encoded by the coding sequence ATGGATTTATCATTTTTGCCCAAATACTGGGCCTACTTTAACTATGGTGTTCTCGTCACCATTATGATTTCGGCTAGTGTCGTCTTTTTTGGAACCATTATTGGGGTTTTGGTAACACTAATCAAACGTACTCAAATAAAGCCTTTGACTTGGCTAGTCAATACTTATGTGTGGATTTTTCGTGGGACACCAATGGTTGTTCAAATTATGATTGCCTTTGCTTGGATGCATTTTAATCAAATGCCAACTATCGGTTTTGGCGTTTTGAATTTAGATTTTTCAAGATTACTTCCTGGTATTATTATCATCTCGTTAAATAGCGGTGCTTACATTTCAGAAATTGTTAGAGCGGGTATTGAAGCTGTTCCAAAAGGGCAACTTGAAGCAGCCTATTCACTAGGTATCCGCCCTCGAAATGCCATGCGCTATGTGATTTTGCCTCAAGCCTTTAAAAATATTCTTCCTGCTTTAGGCAATGAATTTATCACGATCATTAAAGATAGTGCTCTCTTGCAAACTATTGGTGTTATGGAACTTTGGAATGGCGCTCAGTCAGTAGCAACAGCTACCTATTCTCCAATTGCTCCTTTACTAGTTGCTGCTTTTTACTATTTAATGGTCACGACAGTGCTATCACAATTATTGGCAGTCTTAGAGCGTCGTATGGCACAAGGAGGTAATCATTAA
- a CDS encoding ATP-dependent Clp protease ATP-binding subunit, which translates to MLCQNCNLNESTIHLYTNVNGKQKQVDLCQNCYQIMKTDPTNPILGGLNGGQRAQERSSTPFFDDFFGDLNNFRAFGNLPNTPPTQAGQNGNGGGRHGGHFNGQRPTQPQTQNQQVKGLLEEFGINVTDIARHGDIDPVIGRDDEITRVIEILNRRTKNNPVLIGEPGVGKTAVVEGLAQKIVDGTVPHKLQGKQVIRLDVVSLVQGTGIRGQFEERMQKLMEEIRQRKDVILFIDEIHEIVGAGSAGDGNMDAGNILKPALARGELQLVGATTLNEYRIIEKDAALERRMQPVKVDEPSVEETITILKGIQPKYEDYHHVKYSPAAIEAAAHLSNRYIQDRFLPDKAIDLLDEAGSKMNLTLNFVDPKEIDKRLIEAENLKAQATRDEDYERAAYFRDQIAKYKEMQAQKVDEQDIPIITEKTIEAIIEQKTNIPVGDLKEKEQSQLVNLANDLKAHVIGQDDAVDKIAKAIRRNRVGLGTPNRPIGSFLFVGPTGVGKTELSKQLAIELFGSADNMIRFDMSEYMEKHAVAKLVGAPPGYVGYEEAGQLTEQVRRNPYSLILLDEVEKAHPDVMHMFLQVLDDGRLTDGQGRTVSFKDTIIIMTSNAGTGKSEASVGFGAAREGRTSSVLGELSNFFSPEFMNRFDGIIEFKALSKDNLLHIVDLMLEDVNKRLGYNGIHLDVTQKVKEKLVDLGYDPKMGARPLRRTIQDYIEDAITDYYLEHPTEKDLRAIMTSNGNVMIKAAKKDETVTAKQDQTDEN; encoded by the coding sequence ATGCTTTGTCAAAATTGTAATTTAAACGAATCAACCATCCACCTCTACACGAATGTTAATGGAAAACAAAAACAAGTTGACCTTTGTCAAAACTGTTATCAAATCATGAAGACTGACCCTACTAATCCTATTTTAGGTGGTCTAAATGGAGGTCAAAGAGCCCAAGAACGCTCATCCACCCCCTTCTTTGATGACTTTTTTGGTGATTTAAATAATTTTAGAGCCTTTGGTAACCTTCCGAATACCCCGCCTACACAAGCAGGCCAAAATGGCAACGGAGGAGGACGCCATGGTGGTCATTTCAATGGGCAACGTCCCACTCAGCCACAAACACAAAATCAGCAAGTAAAGGGCTTGTTAGAAGAATTTGGGATTAATGTTACAGATATTGCAAGACATGGTGATATTGACCCTGTCATCGGTCGAGATGACGAGATTACACGTGTCATCGAAATCCTTAACCGTCGGACTAAAAATAACCCTGTGCTTATTGGGGAACCAGGAGTTGGTAAAACAGCTGTTGTAGAAGGTCTAGCCCAGAAAATTGTAGATGGCACAGTACCTCACAAATTGCAAGGTAAGCAAGTGATTCGTCTAGATGTGGTTAGTCTTGTTCAGGGCACAGGTATCCGTGGTCAATTCGAAGAACGCATGCAAAAATTAATGGAAGAAATTCGTCAACGCAAAGATGTGATTCTCTTTATTGATGAAATTCATGAAATTGTAGGTGCTGGTTCTGCTGGAGATGGCAATATGGATGCTGGCAATATTTTAAAACCAGCCTTGGCCCGTGGTGAGTTGCAACTCGTTGGTGCTACTACCTTAAATGAATACCGTATTATTGAAAAAGATGCTGCCTTGGAGCGGCGGATGCAGCCGGTGAAAGTTGACGAACCTTCTGTAGAAGAAACCATTACCATCTTAAAAGGTATCCAGCCCAAATATGAAGACTATCATCATGTCAAATATAGCCCAGCAGCTATCGAGGCTGCTGCACACTTATCCAATCGCTACATTCAAGACCGATTCCTCCCTGATAAGGCCATTGACCTTCTGGACGAAGCTGGTTCAAAAATGAATTTAACCCTTAATTTTGTTGACCCTAAAGAGATTGACAAACGTCTGATTGAAGCAGAAAACCTCAAGGCTCAAGCAACTCGTGACGAAGATTACGAACGAGCAGCCTATTTCCGAGATCAAATTGCGAAATACAAGGAAATGCAAGCTCAAAAAGTCGACGAACAGGATATTCCTATCATTACTGAAAAAACCATTGAAGCCATCATTGAACAAAAAACTAATATTCCAGTTGGCGATTTGAAAGAAAAAGAACAATCTCAACTCGTTAATTTGGCTAATGATTTGAAAGCTCACGTGATTGGCCAAGATGATGCCGTTGACAAAATTGCCAAGGCCATTCGCCGGAACCGTGTGGGATTAGGAACTCCAAATCGTCCTATTGGTTCTTTCCTATTCGTTGGGCCAACAGGTGTTGGTAAAACAGAATTGTCTAAGCAACTAGCTATTGAACTCTTTGGCTCTGCTGACAATATGATTCGCTTTGACATGTCCGAATACATGGAAAAACATGCCGTTGCTAAATTAGTCGGGGCTCCTCCTGGTTATGTGGGCTATGAAGAAGCTGGCCAGTTAACGGAACAAGTTCGCCGCAATCCATATTCACTTATTCTCTTAGATGAAGTGGAAAAGGCTCATCCTGACGTCATGCACATGTTTTTACAAGTTCTTGATGATGGCCGTTTAACAGATGGTCAAGGACGAACAGTCAGCTTCAAGGATACTATTATTATCATGACCTCTAATGCCGGAACAGGTAAAAGTGAAGCTTCTGTTGGATTTGGTGCAGCTAGAGAAGGACGAACAAGTTCTGTCCTTGGTGAATTAAGTAACTTCTTCAGCCCAGAGTTCATGAACCGTTTCGATGGTATTATTGAATTTAAGGCCTTGAGCAAAGATAACCTCTTGCATATCGTTGATTTAATGCTGGAAGATGTTAATAAGCGCTTAGGCTATAATGGGATTCACCTTGATGTGACGCAAAAAGTCAAAGAAAAATTAGTAGATTTAGGCTATGATCCTAAAATGGGTGCTCGACCGCTCCGTCGTACCATCCAAGATTATATCGAAGATGCGATTACGGACTACTATTTGGAACATCCAACTGAAAAGGACTTGCGTGCCATAATGACAAGTAACGGTAATGTTATGATTAAAGCTGCCAAAAAAGATGAAACGGTAACAGCTAAACAAGATCAGACCGACGAGAACTAA
- a CDS encoding DUF1797 family protein: MESHLVRIINRLELMVTDGGNLKRNFERDGVVVAEVAFSNDPENGPVFTLRDIEARESYSFDSIDLIAMEIYDLLY, encoded by the coding sequence ATGGAATCACATTTGGTGAGAATCATCAATCGTTTGGAATTGATGGTAACAGATGGCGGTAATCTCAAGCGAAATTTTGAACGTGATGGTGTTGTTGTAGCAGAAGTTGCCTTTTCAAATGACCCTGAAAACGGACCAGTTTTCACATTGCGTGATATCGAAGCGCGTGAGTCATATTCCTTTGATAGTATTGACTTGATTGCAATGGAAATCTACGATTTATTATATTAA
- a CDS encoding NUDIX domain-containing protein produces the protein MTIPTFGNYSEHENYVARYGVYAIIPNQERTKVILVQAPNGAWFLPGGEIEAGEKHAQALERELLEELGFTAQIGSYYGQADEYFYSRHRDTHFYHPAYLYEVTAFQEVSQPLEDFNTLAWFSTEEAISKLKRGSHKWGVEQWQKKASFY, from the coding sequence ATGACAATTCCAACATTCGGTAACTATAGTGAACATGAAAACTATGTGGCACGTTATGGTGTTTATGCCATCATTCCTAATCAAGAACGCACCAAAGTGATTCTCGTGCAAGCTCCTAATGGCGCTTGGTTTTTACCTGGTGGTGAAATTGAGGCTGGTGAAAAGCATGCTCAGGCCTTAGAACGTGAGTTATTGGAAGAACTAGGATTTACTGCTCAGATTGGTTCTTACTATGGTCAAGCTGATGAATACTTCTACTCTCGCCATCGTGATACCCATTTCTATCATCCAGCCTATCTTTATGAAGTGACTGCGTTTCAAGAAGTTTCTCAACCCTTAGAAGATTTCAACACTTTGGCTTGGTTTTCTACTGAAGAAGCTATCTCTAAATTAAAACGCGGAAGTCATAAATGGGGTGTTGAGCAATGGCA
- the feoB gene encoding ferrous iron transport protein B translates to MTKMALIGNPNSGKTSLFNLLTGTNQRVGNWPGVTVDRKSGFLKSNKTIEIQDLPGVYSMSPYSPEEQVARDYLLSQDAQAIINVVDGTHLERNLYLTTQLMEIGLPLVMALNMSDVLEASQKQINLDKLSYQLGFPIVATSALKNIGLNQLISSCQKEIAYPKETPYFPIYDNRLEAALAQIMEVLQGVDLGMAWRYYSLKLFERDPLVQQALALEDALAKEIEMIIKITEDIFGEDAESIVINERYAYIEQVCHMAQIETNDLEWRCSDQIDRIVTNRFLALPIFASAMFLVYFLAIQTVGTMGTDWVNDVLFGDYFPNAASTALDYLKVEAWLQSLIIDGILAGIGAVIGFVPQIFVLFICLGILEDIGYMSRIAFVMDRIFRRFGLSGKSFIPMLIATGCGVPAIMASRTIENERDRKITIMTATFMPCSAKLAIIALISGAFFPNNPFIAPSAYFVGIASIILSGIALKKTKLLGGQASPFIMELPAYHLPNMLTVTHYAFGKAWSFVKRAGTIIFSLTILIWFLSTYNGYLQVVETDHSMLADFGRLFAWLFKPLGFGNWKATVAALTGLLTKETVVATFGILYHQADATETSGALWASLQMDYIALAAYSFLLFNLLYAPCFAAIGAIKREMNSVRWSLLAIGFQTGLAYLLSFILYQVGLVFMGQEVTFWTILAGLEIVALLYAILRKPAFVSDQVITMSNLERISQEEKN, encoded by the coding sequence ATGACAAAAATGGCCTTGATTGGTAATCCTAACAGTGGAAAAACGAGTCTTTTTAACCTCTTAACAGGAACTAATCAGCGGGTAGGAAATTGGCCTGGTGTTACGGTTGATCGTAAAAGTGGCTTCTTAAAGTCAAATAAGACAATTGAGATTCAAGATCTCCCTGGTGTTTACTCAATGTCACCCTATAGTCCAGAAGAACAGGTTGCAAGAGACTACCTGCTTAGCCAAGATGCTCAAGCTATTATTAATGTGGTAGACGGTACTCATTTGGAGCGGAACCTCTACTTGACCACACAACTGATGGAAATTGGCCTGCCTTTGGTTATGGCGCTCAACATGTCTGATGTGTTAGAAGCTAGTCAAAAACAGATTAATCTGGATAAGCTAAGTTACCAACTGGGTTTCCCCATTGTAGCAACCAGTGCTTTAAAAAACATAGGGCTTAACCAGCTAATTAGCAGTTGCCAAAAGGAAATAGCATATCCTAAGGAAACACCTTATTTTCCGATTTATGATAATCGATTGGAAGCGGCACTAGCTCAAATTATGGAAGTGTTGCAGGGAGTTGATTTAGGAATGGCCTGGCGATATTATAGTCTTAAATTATTTGAGCGAGACCCTTTAGTTCAGCAAGCGTTAGCTTTGGAGGATGCTCTTGCCAAAGAAATTGAAATGATTATTAAGATCACTGAAGATATTTTTGGGGAGGATGCTGAATCTATTGTTATTAATGAGCGCTATGCATATATTGAACAAGTTTGTCACATGGCTCAGATTGAAACTAATGATTTGGAATGGCGATGTTCAGATCAAATTGATCGCATTGTCACCAATCGATTTTTAGCCCTCCCCATTTTTGCTTCAGCCATGTTTTTGGTCTATTTTTTAGCTATTCAAACGGTGGGAACCATGGGAACGGATTGGGTCAATGATGTTTTATTTGGCGACTACTTTCCGAATGCAGCCAGCACAGCCTTAGATTATCTAAAGGTTGAAGCCTGGTTACAATCTCTCATTATTGATGGGATTCTTGCAGGGATTGGTGCTGTTATAGGATTTGTTCCTCAAATTTTTGTTCTTTTTATCTGCCTAGGCATTTTAGAAGATATTGGCTATATGAGTCGGATTGCTTTTGTCATGGACCGTATTTTTAGACGATTTGGGCTTTCTGGCAAATCTTTTATTCCTATGCTCATTGCGACAGGTTGTGGTGTTCCGGCTATTATGGCCAGCCGCACTATTGAAAATGAGCGAGACCGGAAAATTACAATCATGACAGCTACTTTTATGCCTTGTTCTGCCAAGCTAGCGATTATTGCGCTAATTTCTGGAGCTTTTTTCCCTAATAATCCTTTCATTGCTCCGAGTGCTTACTTTGTGGGGATTGCTTCTATTATTTTATCTGGAATTGCTCTTAAAAAGACCAAGTTATTAGGCGGACAGGCTAGTCCCTTTATCATGGAATTGCCAGCCTACCATTTACCTAATATGTTAACGGTGACGCATTATGCCTTTGGGAAGGCGTGGAGTTTTGTCAAACGAGCCGGTACCATTATTTTTTCATTGACGATTTTAATCTGGTTTTTGTCAACTTATAATGGCTATTTGCAGGTTGTTGAAACAGACCACAGCATGCTAGCTGACTTTGGTCGCCTCTTTGCTTGGCTCTTTAAACCGTTAGGATTTGGCAATTGGAAAGCAACCGTGGCAGCTCTTACTGGTTTATTGACCAAAGAAACCGTTGTGGCTACCTTCGGTATCTTATATCATCAGGCAGATGCGACGGAAACCAGCGGGGCCCTCTGGGCTAGCCTTCAAATGGATTATATTGCCTTAGCTGCCTATTCATTTTTGCTGTTTAATTTGTTGTATGCGCCTTGCTTTGCAGCCATCGGTGCTATTAAACGTGAAATGAATAGCGTCAGGTGGTCACTATTAGCCATCGGTTTTCAGACAGGTCTGGCTTATCTTCTCAGTTTTATCCTTTATCAGGTGGGGTTGGTCTTTATGGGGCAAGAAGTCACTTTCTGGACGATTTTGGCAGGACTCGAGATAGTTGCTCTCTTATATGCTATTTTGAGAAAACCAGCATTTGTGTCTGATCAAGTTATTACCATGAGCAACCTTGAGCGTATTAGTCAGGAGGAAAAAAACTAA